The following are from one region of the Georgenia sp. M64 genome:
- a CDS encoding acyl-CoA dehydrogenase, which translates to MSTTIPTSQSPASRAETLPASPDGGVNPASLEQLPSAATPPSPGVTPVETGERVDVAALGKILDGRWWQLRRAARDLALDPELQKIEGLTMDEHRERVLAQSRRLAEMGLVHRAYPPEVGGKGDPGGNLAGFEELAVLDPSLQIKAGVQWGLFGSAVLHLGNEEHHRRWLPGILDLSVPGCFAMTEIGHGSDVASIATTATYDESTAEFVIHTPITAARKEYIGNAALHGVAAVVFAQLVTKGVNHGVHAFYVPIREKGADGEMRFVDGVQGSDDGLKGGLRGVDNGQLWFDHVRVPRTNLLNRYGDVAADGTYSSPISSPGRRFFTMLGTLVQGRVSLSGAAVSVSKMALAIAVTYGTQRRQFTGADEHSEVVLMDYQQHQRRLLPLLARTYAATFAQNELLDRFDEVFSGKHDSDEHRQDLETLAAAAKPMTTWLALDALQEAREACGGAGYMAENRLVGLRQDMDVYVTFEGDNNVLLQLVGKRLLTDYGREMAKVDIAGAVRYVAARAADMTLHRTPLRRAAQSVLDTGSRARSAGHLRAAETQRELLEDRVESMIAEIATALRPARHASPVEAAALFNAHQHELIEAARSHAELLQWEAFTAALPTVRDPRTREVLTTLRDLYGLTLIEKNLAWYLMNGRISGQRAKTVTSYVDRLLTRLRPHVNDLVGAFGYTPGHLRATIATGVEAERQREAREYFRHQRAVGREPINEKELHASQQRSGLAEPGA; encoded by the coding sequence ATGAGCACCACGATCCCCACCAGCCAGAGCCCGGCGAGCCGGGCCGAGACCCTGCCCGCGAGCCCGGACGGCGGCGTCAACCCCGCCTCCCTCGAGCAGCTGCCCTCGGCCGCGACCCCGCCCAGCCCGGGCGTGACCCCGGTCGAGACCGGTGAGCGGGTCGACGTCGCCGCGCTGGGGAAGATCCTCGACGGGCGCTGGTGGCAGCTGCGACGGGCCGCCCGCGACCTCGCCCTCGACCCCGAGCTCCAGAAGATCGAGGGCCTGACCATGGACGAGCACCGGGAGCGCGTCCTGGCGCAGTCCCGGCGGCTCGCGGAGATGGGCCTCGTCCACCGTGCCTACCCGCCGGAGGTCGGCGGCAAGGGTGACCCCGGCGGGAATCTCGCCGGCTTCGAGGAGCTGGCGGTCCTCGACCCGTCGCTGCAGATCAAGGCCGGCGTCCAGTGGGGCCTGTTCGGCTCCGCGGTCCTGCACCTGGGCAACGAGGAGCACCACCGTCGGTGGCTTCCCGGCATCCTCGACCTCAGCGTCCCGGGCTGCTTCGCCATGACCGAGATCGGTCACGGGTCCGACGTCGCGTCCATCGCGACGACCGCGACCTACGACGAGTCGACGGCGGAGTTCGTCATCCACACCCCGATCACCGCCGCACGCAAGGAGTACATCGGCAACGCCGCGCTGCACGGCGTGGCGGCGGTCGTCTTCGCCCAGCTGGTCACCAAGGGCGTGAACCACGGGGTCCACGCCTTCTACGTGCCGATCCGGGAGAAGGGGGCCGACGGCGAGATGCGCTTCGTCGACGGGGTCCAGGGCTCGGACGACGGGCTCAAGGGCGGGCTCCGCGGGGTCGACAACGGGCAGCTGTGGTTCGACCACGTGCGCGTGCCTCGCACGAACCTCCTCAACCGCTACGGGGACGTCGCGGCGGACGGCACCTACTCCTCGCCGATCTCCAGCCCGGGACGGCGGTTCTTCACCATGCTCGGCACGCTCGTCCAGGGCCGGGTCTCCCTGTCCGGCGCAGCGGTGAGCGTGTCGAAGATGGCGCTCGCGATCGCTGTCACCTACGGCACCCAGCGTCGTCAGTTCACCGGCGCGGACGAGCACAGCGAGGTGGTGCTCATGGACTACCAGCAGCACCAGCGCCGGCTGCTGCCGCTCCTCGCCCGGACGTACGCGGCAACCTTCGCCCAGAACGAGCTGCTCGACCGGTTCGACGAGGTCTTCTCCGGCAAGCACGACTCCGACGAGCACCGTCAGGACCTCGAGACTCTCGCGGCCGCGGCCAAGCCGATGACCACGTGGCTCGCGCTCGACGCGCTCCAGGAGGCGCGGGAGGCCTGCGGCGGCGCCGGCTACATGGCGGAGAACCGTCTGGTCGGACTACGGCAGGACATGGACGTCTACGTCACGTTCGAGGGCGACAACAACGTCCTCCTCCAGCTCGTCGGCAAGCGTCTGCTCACCGACTACGGCCGGGAGATGGCGAAGGTCGACATCGCCGGCGCCGTCCGTTACGTCGCTGCTCGGGCGGCGGACATGACGCTGCACCGCACGCCGCTGCGCCGGGCCGCCCAGTCCGTCCTCGACACCGGTTCCCGGGCGCGCTCGGCCGGGCACCTGCGAGCCGCAGAGACGCAGCGCGAGCTGCTCGAGGACCGCGTGGAGTCGATGATCGCCGAGATCGCGACGGCGCTGCGGCCGGCCCGGCACGCCTCGCCGGTCGAGGCGGCCGCGCTGTTCAACGCCCACCAGCACGAGCTCATCGAGGCGGCGCGGTCGCACGCCGAGCTGTTGCAGTGGGAGGCCTTCACCGCCGCGCTGCCCACGGTGCGCGACCCTCGGACCCGGGAGGTCCTCACCACGCTCCGCGACCTCTACGGCCTCACCCTGATCGAGAAGAACCTCGCCTGGTACCTCATGAACGGGCGCATCTCGGGCCAGCGCGCAAAGACGGTCACGAGCTACGTCGACAGGCTGCTCACGCGACTCCGCC